tgtcgttccacacccgtaagacctttgttcatcttcagaacacaaattaagatattcatgaagcttcgaagatttatgaatcttttgtttcgaatcagtggttcggagtgtgacaaagtcacgccccccagtggtgaaccattgaaatttcaaaacacttatgatgtaacaaagcctcgtttactgaaatcacgtgactttggcagctTGATACATGCTCACTgattgaagatgaatgaaggtcttataggtgtggaacgacatgagggtgagtaattaatgacagaattttcatttttgggtgaactaaccctttaacaatgtCTCTGATCACAGGCTATTTGGCCTTAACCTAATGACACTGAAAATGAAAAGTGGCGACTGTATACCTGTGATGTTTGCTTGTTTGCGTTTGATTCTTTTCTCTGGCTTGGTTCCCCTCAAAGTTCCTCTGGTCAGAAGCTCCATATATTTCTCTGTGGCCAAAGCTGGAGAGGAACGAGCGAAGGATCCTCCTCCAACAGCTGCTTCCACCATTTGCTTCGTCATACCGGGCCTGACCACGCAGCTATGGTAGAACGCTGGCACGTCCTGGCACCGCAGCTCTTCCCACTCAACGCATCCGGGGACAGGCTGGTCCCTCTGAAAGTCAAAGTTCCAGCGCTGTTTGGCGTTCTCCACGCTCATGCAGAACAGCCTCTGGAAGTCCTGCTGCAACTGCTGGTGGTCCACAGGGCCAAAGAGGTTCCGCCGAATTACTGCCGCCTGAGGTTTCATGTCCTCCTCCTGCCCTCCCAGCAGCCCAAAATCACATGCAGCTGGTGTCATGGTCATGTTCCTGTCAAACATGGACAAAGAAGAGAAATGCCCCATAAGTATTAGCATTACAGTACATTTGTCAAGTGTTACCTGCTTTTCTATGTCATTTTTGCCCCGTGTATTTGAATCGAATGGCATTTTGGTgatacttaaagctgcagtccgtaattttaattggttaaaaatgatccaaaatcattttttgagcAAGCACATAagtcagtgttcaaaactatctcttTACCTTAGCCAGATTCTCagtggtaagcttgtaataatgttttataattcaggtggtactggtaggttttggcaggaaattcaagcatgcagccgttcgtctttgagtcattacgtcacgtctgtttacataaagaatgagtcccagctagtaggctataatGCATGCGAGGATGACGGATCATTATTtttagccttttctcacagcagttGGAATAATAAagtttatcattttgatggcggattgtatggttttaacaaattaacatagactgtacagaaattgaaatctacaggtaacgctaatgcACAGTCACAcagtgctgatgttgttaacattaacaatttgagaacaaagtataacaataataataatttgcacgatttgatgtgatatgagctaagcaATCGcgatatattgcaatatattgcaAAGTCCAGTTAATTTTTGAGTTCACTGTGTATATGggtaaatgataaataaaagtgTCCAACATAAAATTCTTAGAAACGTACTctctttaagggttagttcacccaaaaatgaaaattatgtcattaattactcaccctcatgttgttccacacccgtaagaccttcgttcatcttcagaacacaaattaagatatttttgataaaatctgatggctcagtgaggcctgcatcgccagcaagatAAACAAttcatgtgacttcagtggttcgaccttaatgttatgaagtgaagagaatactttaacaaataacgactttattcaacaatatctagtgatggcgatttcaaaacgccatgaagcttcatgaagcttcgaagctttacgaatcttttgttttgaatcagtggttgaAGTGGCTAAAGTGCCCCCAGTGGTGAAtcactgaaatttcgaaacacatcacataacgaagccttgtttactgaaatcatgtgattttggcagttcgatacacgctccgaaccactgattcaaaacaaaagattcataaaactTCACGAAGCAGCATTTTGAAAcagcccatcactagatattattgaataaagtcgttatttttaaaaaattttttttttggtgcacaaaaagtattcttgtcactttataacgTTAAGgtcgaaccactgtagtcacatgaactgattatcttgctggcaatggaggcctcactgagtcaatggatttcatcaaaaatatcttaatttgtattctgaagatgaacgaagctcttatgggtgtagaacgacacgagggtgagtaattaatgacagaattttcatttttgggtgaactaacccattaaaCCAACATTAATAatttggttaatatggttttgAAAAAATGTAATGGCAACAAATACTTTGATTTAATGATTTTTGTTATACAAAAAgcataaacttaaaaaaagggtggtttaatttattttttaagacaAAAGTTGCACCACAGGACTTTGATTTggtgtttttacatttattaataacttattttttccaagaaataataatattatgccAAACTACTaaaataatctttttatttAGGCTTTCCTCGTTCATTATCATGATTTCCTCAAGATGATATTTGTAGTTGTAAACTTACTGATGCACCATTTTAACAGTTTGCTTCAAAAAGGCGTACATGGATAAAATtagtcattttaattaaatttattcagTTGATAGAATCATCATAAGCCACTAAAGAGAGAAATGTGTGAGTGAGAGTTGTTTACATCGAAAAAGTAGGCGCGGCACGCCTATCAAATTACTAGTAGGCTACACTAGATTACAGCACGCGATATACTGTACTACACACTTACTAGACGCGCGCACACGAGAGATTAAAAAACATAGCAGGAATGACTGAATGACACCTCCTGTTCTGTCACTCATTAAAATCCTTACCAATAAAACAGAAGACATGTATTTAAAATCCCCCTCTATACAGATATATGCCAATGTAAACTacttcaaaaaaacaaatattaactCACCATTCGCGTAAAAGCAGAGCTCTGGATGAGGGAGATTAAATCCACAGTTACCGTTACTAATGCACTTTCTGATCAATGACAGAAACTAGCGACCTGAACTACAAACACGACAGGAGACGCGAAGCTCTCAAACTCATCTGCAGTAAAAGTTGTTTGTTATGATGGCAGGACTGCCTACAGTCACGTGACCCCAACATTAATGAACATGTTTACATTATAATGAACATGTTTACAATTATCTACTTAATGCACTGTTAACAACACAAAATAGtcaaataaatgtgtgtaaaattgacgTACCTTCTCCACGTCTTAACGTTTGACGTTCATGTGGAAAGTAGGTCAAATCCCCCCTCAACCCCCGCGCGCTTGACACACATTCAGTGTTTTGCTCGTGTCACGTTCAGCTGGCGCGCGGCCAGGAACTCCAGTCACGTTGATCGGCAACGTGACGAGGAGGAGCCACACACTGCATTTGATTTTTCTCCTGCTACGATGAAGGGATAGATAGCGGGTATGTAGCTATCTATCtgtaaaggattagttcactttcaaattaaaatgtcctgataatttactcacccccatgtcatccaagatgttcatgtcttactttcttcagtcaaaaagaaatgaaggtttttgatgaaaacattccaggattattctccttatagtggacttcaatggactccaaacagttgaaggccaaaattacagtttacaccGATCCCTGACAAGAAATAAGGGTCGTATCTaaagaaaccatcgctcattttctaatttttttttttaaattatacgttttaaccataaagctcatcttgaactagctctcttcttcttctctatttgaattccagcagtgtagacactgctaagtgtattactgccctccacaggtcaaagtttgaactaaattgtcatatacaatatgctagtgcaagtatataacaattagttcaaattctaatagagaagaagaagaagagagctagttcaagatgagaatttatggttaaaacgtataatttttaattttttttagaaaatgagtgatggtttctctagataagacccttattcctcgtctgggatcgtgtagaacattTTGAAGCTGCAACGAAACATTTTCGAAACtacgtttggaggccattgaagtccattataaggagaataatcctgaaatgttttcatcaaaaaccttcatttcttttcgactgaagaaagaaagacatgaacatcttggatgaaatgggggtgagtaaatgatcaggaaattttaatttgaaagtgaactaatcctttaatagtgATGCGAGAAACGAAGCTTTGAATCAATTGAATTGCTtcgcaaaatgattcactgtttcgaAGCGCTCCAAACACCACACTCTGGTGATGCCTGCTGGTCAAAACTTGTAAAagcaacaaaactcaggccaaaaCATCCATAAAATGAACCcattacaaatgttttattgaaagtatagtatattaaatacaattaacaaATTATCGAATAACAATATGAAGTGTCTGTTTAATATGtattcttttatcaattttgcTTGATTTATGGAGAGCTTGTCTAAACAGACCTATCAGAGACTAttaaatactatttatttacacaaatgTCAACAAATTGCCATAAACATTGGTTCAATGTTTTGGCGATCTCAGTGATTCATGGGTTTACAGAGATCCTCTGACCAAACATGAACTCGCTGTGTTCCAAATAAGTCATaactatgagataaaaagtccaAATTATGACTTTCTAAATCGAAATTATTACTtataaaggtcaaaattatgatagaaagtctaaattatgacatagaGAGAGTGGGCTAAGACCCATCATTTCTGTCAGATTGTGAAAAGGAGAAGCACATGGGAGGATTGGAAGTCgcttatatactttaaaaactgtttttggcttgttaaagtaaaattttaacaTAACAGATGTAATGGCTGtttcatcaaagcaaatttgtccaggtctaaaactatttatgatgaatattggtgatttagcaacgtataaaaccatgcaagtcatttagctaaatattagCCTGAATTGGTAAGCTAGCTAGCTTTTTCTAAAATGGCAGCTATGGGGCAAAGTGGGCCAAATGctgtggggtaaattgagccagtgTTTTAACTTACCCCATGATAAGGCACtgaatttaagttaaatctgaAGTATAAACTGGTGTCATTTCAGTTTAATAATATTACGCAACTGGTTtagtttatctttatttttgatTTGATAGGAACAGTGTACAATTACACCTAATATTTGTAAAAggaaatttgattattaaattagtttttaaaataggtacattatctttaaaatttcatgtgggtttgattcagattcagttaGATGGTCAGTTTACATTCACCAACTGACTCGGCTCAATTTACCCCTAacctggggtaaattgagccagaggaacactttttttataagaagccatatttttagaaatctttgtcatagatgtattctgatcatttaaaatgataggaaacatcctgaaattactttaaatactTTCATTGTACTTCTGCCTCATTTTCCCTTGAGGACCACATAAGTAAaaaatggctcatcttaccccactctcccctatcAAGTTGAAATTACGACTTACTGACTTGAATGCTCACTGATCTGACACGCACGACGAAAGGATGAATTGCGAACGCATAAAGAGTATTTTGATCGTGGTTTTACTGAGCAAATGCACTCTTGAGAGGATTTTGAGCAAGAACAAGCTTTGGCAGAGAAAGAACAAAACAGATGTGGCTGAGGTAGCATCTTTTATTGAACAGTAACTTCAAACATCTGGCCAGTGTCATGGATATAGTTGGATGCACCAAAAATGTTGGTTGAATGGCATTATAACTGAGAGGGAAACAGTGTGAGTTCTGCTGTGGATTTTAGATGGTGAAGGGGTTGCTTTAAGGTCAAGAAATCGACTGAGGCAACTTGTGTATCATAGCCCTGGTCCTAACTTTGTGTGGCATTTAGATGGCTATGATTAGCTGAAGCCATTTGGAATTGGAATAagtggatgtatggatggatttTCCAGGAGCATGATATGGCTTGAGGCATACAAGAccaacaatgatccaaaacttATTGCTGGATACTTCATGGATGCCGCAATTAAAGCTGGGGGTTGTCCTGCTAGAGTAAGGCTAGATTTAGAGACAGAAAATGTTACTGTGGCTGAGATGCAAagatttttgacttttttctgaGGATCGACCAGAAACAGACCATGTTACTTTTGGCCCAAGCTCTGGAAACCAGCGCATCGAAACTTTGCGAAGTGAATGTGTCCAATTTTGGATAGACCTCTTTGACAAGCTGAGAGAGGAGGGGCACTTCGCAGATACTTTTGGGCAAATCCTTTTCCATTTgtttccttaaagggatagttcacccaaaaatgaaaattatcccatgatttactcaccctcaagccatcctaggtgtatatgactatcttctttcagatgaacacagcttcaaagggctttaaactataccagacgagaaataagggtcttatctagagaaaccatcactcattttataaaaaaatatatgttttaaccataaatgctcatcttgaactagctctcttcttctctattagaattccagcagtgtagacactgctaagtgtattactgccctcctcaggtcaaagtttgaactaaattgtcatatacaatatgttagtgcaagtatataacaattagttcaaactttgacctgaggagggcagtaatacacttagcagtgtctacactgctggaattcaaatagagaagaagaagagagctagttgaagatgagcatttatggttaaaacatgtataattttttattttttttagaaaatgagtgatggtttttctagataagacccttatttctcgtctgggatcgtttaaagccctttgaagctgcactgaaactgtaattttgaccttttaccatttggaggccattgaagtacattatatggagaaaaatcctggaatgttttcatcaaaaaccttaatttcttttagactgaagacagaaggacatggacatcttggatgacatgggggtgagtaaattatcaggaaattttaatttgaaagtgaactaatcctgtaACACCAGAAGAAGTTGGCACCAAAAGTAGTTTAtcgaaaaacatttaatttaatctgACTGAAGGCTCTGTGATTTTGTCCACACAAGGCTTCACAACACGCACAAAAATCCTGataattttacattcattttattaGATTTATTTAACTTTAGCACAGACCTGGGCCCGTATCCCTAAAgaatttttgtgcaaaaagtGGCTCCTAGCGGCCAAATTCATGATGTTTTCTTAGAATTTCCCCTAAAAGTGACACGAAAATCCCAGTTAATATAAAAGCTATTCCTCAAGATTCCTAGCGCTTAAAAGGGCTCCTAAGGCGAGATCTGCTAAGAGCAGGGAAGAGGACTTTTAGTGGCTTAGGAGTTCCCCTAAGCAGCTGCACAAAATGGCCAACAGAGGAGGCAGGAGAGATGTCCTGCAAACACTGGATGACAGGGAATTATTGAGACGCTACAGATTGGATCGTGCAGGAATCATTGTGTTGGATCTCCTTAGAGATGCAATTACTTCACCAACTCGACGCCACAACGCTATTACACCGGAGAAGAAAGTAATCACAGACATTGATAAAAGCTGAGCCGTGTTACCCTCGTTAAGACCACACTGAGTTGTAACGTTGTAATTTCTACTTCATTAAGGACAGCCCCTTGAGATAGGCCATCTTGTTTTCAATGGGGTCCATATGGGAGTGAAAGTACA
Above is a genomic segment from Megalobrama amblycephala isolate DHTTF-2021 linkage group LG14, ASM1881202v1, whole genome shotgun sequence containing:
- the cdkn1d gene encoding cyclin-dependent kinase inhibitor 1D, giving the protein MTMTPAACDFGLLGGQEEDMKPQAAVIRRNLFGPVDHQQLQQDFQRLFCMSVENAKQRWNFDFQRDQPVPGCVEWEELRCQDVPAFYHSCVVRPGMTKQMVEAAVGGGSFARSSPALATEKYMELLTRGTLRGTKPEKRIKRKQANITDFFRVTKRRFLHHKASPGQ